In a genomic window of Quercus lobata isolate SW786 chromosome 4, ValleyOak3.0 Primary Assembly, whole genome shotgun sequence:
- the LOC115986269 gene encoding putative disease resistance protein RGA1 — protein MEPGPVWFFTKAIMSTLSQDDIRQFPCLEAEIEKLRKTLYSIRDVVTGAEKDQVVSCKSRDWLGHLKDVLIDLDDLVDDVCVEAQRLKSKPKEVCFFSFNLPYALSMNCKLKGIGKRLRNVAQWADYVLSANPRKEVVDSWSGHAERTHSIVGREAFKERIVGRLLDSKVAQAVTVIPIFGIAGMGKTTLAQLVFHDDRIMKRFEPRMWVHVSDEFCLKVILERILESTTNKKRENLEMNKLMEKFQKEILAKKCLIVLEDVLKLDLKEWVDFTNLLSVAARGSRVLVTTHIEYVAKAVAKSTDLDHYTLKSLNQEETWALFKEIAFEKGQEVKDLEIMEIGKVTVEKCAGVPLAIKTVGSLLSSKNPTKWSSLMRELSEKCRNKDSIHAALELCYDHLPANLKLCFAYCALFPKDYEIDVQELINLWMAQGFITSLDQSQPLEDVGYKYFLSLVHRPFFYAIKKDELGIIRRCRMHDLPRNLFANSVADVKSMLSKAASKKIDKSILHLSFSFHSDFMHHISTLLLKGNRLRTFLLPSESLLSYKEKMGDSICYKIISCFKLLRVLDLHALGIKTLPTSICKLKYLRYLDLSQNSIQLLPLYVTRLQNLQTLKLSDCHLLKELPKGIKKLINLRHLEIDGCWSLTHMPLGMGELTSLQTLPRFVLSKKYQSVSSRGGGLSELNKLNELKRSLEILNLEHLNDAVSDKETANMGEKKNLQELRLRWTRGSNKDGEQLDCLKPHANLKKLYVIGFGGVKFSSWISSLTNLIEFTLFDIPNCQYLPPFDQLPYLKYLSLNSMSALEYVSAGDNMRFSSTSYSSTSTPFFPSLEALTLNDLPNLKEWWKMDVIFGDKPLPSFPHLSKLSICVCPKLNSMPRFPNLEELVLQNASLKPLVETVMMIDMAGPNSPKNALTTSTFSSSTLASFSFSPVSDLKSLSISRMDDLEYLPKECLQNLTSLKKLEILFCPRLKSLSLVLQYLSSLEHLQIENCNEFDLSNYGKQWKALGSLNSLLIGEIPKLVALPKELTYVHKLTDLRIRKCSNLVALLERMDSFSSLQHLSIVECPNLVSLPEGMGKLTSLQALKISGSSLISQKCKREIGEDWPKIKHIPYVEIDYIR, from the coding sequence ATGGAGCCAGGGCCTGTGTGGTTCTTTACTAAGGCAATCATGAGTACTTTGTCCCAAGACGATATCCGACAGTTCCCCTGTTTGGAAGCTGAGATTGAAAAGCTGAGGAAAACTCTTTACTCCATCAGAGATGTGGTTACGGGTGCGGAGAAAGACCAGGTCGTCAGCTGTAAAAGCAGGGATTGGCTGGGACATCTTAAAGATGTACTCATCGATTTGGATGACTTGGTCGATGATGTATGTGTTGAAGCTCAGCGGCTGAAGAGCAAGCCAAAAGAGGTatgcttcttttctttcaaCCTTCCATATGCTCTTTCTATGAATTGCAAGCTTAAGGGTATTGGAAAGCGCCTTAGAAATGTCGCCCAGTGGGCGGATTATGTCCTATCTGCGAACCCCAGGAAAGAAGTGGTTGACAGTTGGTCCGGGCATGCAGAACGTACTCACTCTATTGTTGGTAGAGAGGCTTTTAAGGAGAGGATCGTTGGACGTCTGTTGGACTCCAAGGTTGCGCAGGCTGTTACAGTCATTCCAATTTTTGGAATCGCTGGTATGGGAAAGACCACTCTAGCTCAACTTGTATTCCACGATGACCGAATCATGAAACGTTTTGAGCCCAGGATGTGGGTTCATGTCTCTGATGAGTTTTGTCTGAAAGTGATTCTTGAAAGGATTTTAGAATCGACGACAAACAAGAAACGGGAAAACCTTGAAATGAATAAGTTGATGGAAAAATTCCAGAAAGAAATTCTGGCGAAGAAATGCTTGATTGTCCTGGAAGATGTGCTGAAACTGGATCTTAAAGAATGGGTTGACTTCACAAATCTATTATCGGTTGCTGCTAGAGGCAGTAGGGTATTAGTGACCACACACATCGAATATGTTGCAAAGGCAGTTGCAAAGAGTACAGACCTTGACCATTACACCTTGAAGAGTCTAAATCAAGAGGAAACCTGGGCTCTATTTAAGGAGATCGCATTTGAGAAAGGGCAAGAGGTGAAGGATTTGGAGATCATGGAAATCGGAAAGGTAACTGTAGAGAAGTGTGCAGGTGTTCCTCTTGCAATAAAGACAGTGGGAAGCCTACTGTCctcaaaaaatccaacaaagtgGTCATCCTTAATGAGAGAACTTTCAGAAAAATGTAGAAACAAAGATTCTATTCATGCTGCACTTGAATTATGTTATGATCATCTACCAGCAAATCTCAAATTATGTTTTGCTTATTGCGCGTTATTTCCTAAAGATTATGAAATTGATGTACAGGAGCTAATTAATCTTTGGATGGCACAGGGGTTTATCACATCATTAGATCAAAGCCAGCCTTTGGAAGATGTCggttataaatattttttgtctttGGTTCACAGACCATTTTTCTACGCAATAAAAAAGGATGAATTGGGTATTATAAGAAGATGCAGAATGCATGACCTTCCTCGTAATCTATTTGCAAATTCAGTGGCTGATGTGAAGAGCATGTTGTCAAAGGCAGCTAGTAAGAAGATTGATAAAAGCATCCTgcatttgtcattttcttttcactctgATTTCATGCATCATATTTCAACTCTTTTACTTAAAGGAAACAGACTGCGCACATTTCTTCTCCCCTCTGAATCACTGCTCTCATATAAAGAAAAGATGGGCGACtcaatttgttataaaattatttcatgttTCAAGCTTTTGCGTGTGTTGGATCTCCATGCTCTAGGGATCAAGACACTTCCGACTTCCATTTGTAAGCTGAAGTATTTAAGATATCTTGATCTCTCCCAGAATAGCATCCAATTGCTTCCGCTTTATGTTACCAGGCTACAGAATTTGCAAACTCTGAAGCTCTCTGATTGTCATCTACTCAAAGAATTGCCAAaaggtattaaaaaattaatcaacctTAGGCATCTTGAAATTGATGGATGTTGGAGCTTGACTCATATGCCACTTGGAATGGGAGAATTAACTTCTCTTCAGACATTACCGCGATTTGTCCTTAGTAAGAAATACCAGTCAGTCTCTAGCCGTGGTGGTGGACTTTCTGAACTAAATAAGCTGAACGAGTTGAAGAGAAGTCTGGAGATTTTAAATCTTGAGCACTTGAATGATGCTGTATCAGACAAGGAGACTGCAAACATGGGTGAGAAAAAAAACCTTCAAGAGCTAAGATTAAGATGGACACGTGGAAGCAACAAAGATGGAGAGCAATTGGATTGCCTCAAGCCACACGCAAATTTAAAGAAGTTGTATGTGATTGGGTTTGGGGGTGTTAAATTTTCAAGTTGGATTTCTTCGCTCACAAATCTCATTGAATTCACTTTATTTGACATTCCAAACTGCCAATATCTCCCACCTTTTGATCAACTCCCTTATCTAAAGTATCTCTCTCTGAACAGCATGAGTGCTCTAGAGTATGTTTCTGCTGGTGATAACATGCGCTTTTCTTCAACTTCTTATTCTTCTACATCAACACCATTTTTTCCATCCTTAGAAGCACTCACACTCAATGACTTGCCTAATTTGAAAGAATGGTGGAAGATGGATGTAATCTTTGGTGATAAACCATTGCCTTCATTTCCTCATCtatcaaaattatcaatttgTGTTTGCCCCAAGCTGAATTCCATGCCACGATTTCCAAATCTAGAAGAACTGGTGCTTCAGAATGCTAGCTTGAAGCCATTGGTAGAGACAGTTATGATGATTGATATGGCTGGACCTAATAGCCCAAAAAATGCATTAACAACATCgaccttttcttcttcaacacTTGCCTCCTTCTCATTCTCTCCTGTGTCTGATTTAAAGTCATTGTCTATAAGTAGAATGGATGATCTAGAATATCTACCAAAGGAGTGCCTGCAAAATCTTACCTCACTTAAGAAACTAGAGATATTGTTCTGCCCTAGATTGAAGTCTCTGTCTCTGGTTCTTCAATATCTCTCCTCACTTGAGCATcttcaaattgaaaattgcaatGAGTTTGATCTATCCAATTATGGTAAGCAATGGAAAGCACTTGGGAGCCTCAATTCTCTCTTGATTGGGGAAATTCCAAAGTTGGTAGCTCTCCCTAAGGAGCTTACATATGTTCACAAACTCACAGATCTTCGTATTAGGAAGTGTTCTAATTTGGTGGCTTTACTAGAAAGGATGGACAGCTTCTCATCTCTTCAGCATCTTTCTATTGTGGAATGTCCTAATTTGGTGTCATTGCCTGAAGGGATGGGAAAACTCACCTCCTTGCAGGCACTGAAAATTTCTGGTTCTTCCCTCATATCACAAAAATGCAAGCGTGAAATAGGCGAAGATTGGCCAAAGATTAAGCATATCCCATATGTTGAGATTGACTACATAAGGTGA